AGCCCTTCGCGTCGTACGCCGTCGAGGGCACGACGACCTTCATCCCGGGAAGATGCGCGAACGTCCCGTAGAGGGTTTGGGAATGTTGTGCGGCGTCATTGTAGGTACCGCCGACTGCCGTCGTGAGCACCATTGGGACGTTCACCGACCCACCGCTCATGTAGGTGTTTTTCGCCATTTGGTTGTAGATCTGGTCCATGCAGACGCCGAAGAAATCGACGAACATGAGTTCAGCAATCGGTCGCATCCCTTCCTGGGCCGCACCGACGGCGGCTCCGAGATATGCCGTTTCGCTGATTGGAACGTCCATAATTCGGTCGTGGTCGAACTCGTCGAGCAGGCCGTCAGTACTGTCGAAAATTCCACCGTAGTCGGCAACATCCTCACCCATGTAGAAGACTTCCTCGTTTTCATGCATCTCGTGAGCAATCGCCTCAACCATTGCCCGACTCATGGTCAGCATCCGCCCAGATTCCTGTTCTGGTTCTTGCTGTGCCATCAGTCGTCACCTCCCGAGGGACGAATCTCGATGGATGGCTCGGTGTCGGTAACGCCGGACGGTGGATTCGAAAATACGTCTTCGTATGCCTCCTCCGGTTCAGGTTCCGGTTGGTCTTTCGCCCATTCGATCGCTTCCTCGACGCGATCGTGGGCGTTATCACGAATTTCCTCGATTTCCTCCTCATCGACACCGTGTGCACGGAGATCACTGGCAAGCCGTTCGATCGAATCCCGTTGTTGAGCAGCTTCCGTGTCTGTCTCCGGTCGGTAGCTCTCGGGATCACCCATGAAATGGCCCATCCGACGGTGAACCTGGACTTCGATAAGTGTTGGTCCGTTTCCATCACGGGCACGGCCGACTGCCTTCTTGGCAGTCTCGTAGATGGCGATTGCGTCATCGGAATCAACGCGAACGCCAGGGAGGTCGAAGCCATCCGCCCGCTGGGATCCGTTTTCGACGTCCGTGACCCGTTCTTTCGGCATGCTGATAGCCCAATCGTTATCCTCGATGACGAATACGACCGGCAAGTTCTGGACGCTCGCCAAGTTGAGCGACTCCAAAAACGCACCTTGGTCGATCGCACCCTCCCCGAGGAACGCGACAGCAACACTGTCGGTGTTGCGCTTTTTTGCGGCCAGTCCCGCACCGACCGCCGGCGGACAGCCTTCCGCAATGATGCCGCTACATGCAAATTTTACATCCGGGTCGAACAGATGCATATGTCCCCCTTTACCCTTGCAAAGGCCGGCCTGACGACCAAAAATTTCGGCCGTCATCCGCTTTAGATCGACGCCCTTCGCGATGGCTACGTGATGGGGTCGGTGGGGAGCCGTAACGGTATCATCTTCTCGAAGATGTTGACACACGCCTGCGCCCGATGCTTCGTGCCCCGCCGCGAGGTGGAGTTCGCCCGGAATCGGCCCCGCAGAAATATCGAATGCAGGCTGTTTCCCCTCCAAATACTCCTCCTGCAGACGTTCCTCGTAGTTTCGCGCCGTCACCATATCATCGAACATTTCACGTAATTCGTTAACAGCAACCATGGTATGCCCATAAAGGTGACATCGTGAATCGAGAAATAGCTAGGGATGCGTCGACGGGATGTGGTGGAAAGCGGCTGTCGGAATCAAGGCACAGAGACAAAGATGCTACTGGGCGCGAGTTACTATGGACAGTATCTTATTCAGTCGATGGACGATGGTGATCCACGTCAGTCAATAGGGTCACGATGGCTGATCCTACGAAGGGATACGGACGGAGACGTGGAGATACCCCAAAGCCGTTGTCGACTAGATTGTATTGCAGGGACTTCACACGATTGTTTCGACCGACAGAATTAACAAAATCCGAATAGCAAAGAGGAATAGAGGTCAAACGGATGGAATTCTAGTTGTATAGGGTGGGGAGTTCGTAGTGAGAGACCACACACCCAACGGATTTATCAGTGAGTGGCCTGTAGTATTGGGCGACATGAGCAATACTAAGTTCGACCCGTCGGAGGTCGCACGGCGAGTGTATGATGATGAG
The Haladaptatus caseinilyticus DNA segment above includes these coding regions:
- a CDS encoding thiamine pyrophosphate-dependent dehydrogenase E1 component subunit alpha translates to MFDDMVTARNYEERLQEEYLEGKQPAFDISAGPIPGELHLAAGHEASGAGVCQHLREDDTVTAPHRPHHVAIAKGVDLKRMTAEIFGRQAGLCKGKGGHMHLFDPDVKFACSGIIAEGCPPAVGAGLAAKKRNTDSVAVAFLGEGAIDQGAFLESLNLASVQNLPVVFVIEDNDWAISMPKERVTDVENGSQRADGFDLPGVRVDSDDAIAIYETAKKAVGRARDGNGPTLIEVQVHRRMGHFMGDPESYRPETDTEAAQQRDSIERLASDLRAHGVDEEEIEEIRDNAHDRVEEAIEWAKDQPEPEPEEAYEDVFSNPPSGVTDTEPSIEIRPSGGDD